The following coding sequences lie in one Enterococcus sp. 9E7_DIV0242 genomic window:
- a CDS encoding DUF1958 domain-containing protein, producing the protein MKKIRNGFWVFYVVIVSLILLALPIPVHGEEFEDILDITRQAGYDVLDINKPKAAIVIDGSNGQILWANQPDEIRDPASITKMMTVYLVLEAIKQGQLSMETEIVASETDQAIGQIFEISNNDIVAGVAYPVRDLLYMVTVPSSNVATVMLANQISEQNAGAFIDRMNAKAQELGMTNTKFFNCSGASAQSFMGYYTPEGYDQSTGNQTTARDLAIMTYHLINNYPEVLEFTSQPVVKTMEGTPYEETFETYNYSIPGAQYGVEGVDGLKTGSSPAAGFNYIATAKRGETRLIEVIMGVGDWSDQDGEYYRHPFGNALLEKMFAEYEYQKLVPAGLHEVDGQKVTLDQDLYGVAKKGSTPNLRVADNQMIVDNGLQIVSDKLQTLAITYQPLAEDKGEPTASDSKESVAKPASKSKLTDLLTIENAISVALVVLGGILLLIAQSMRSTSKDGSYSRRRRKNSRFKLIGRLLGAASILGGIIWFIFNNLLH; encoded by the coding sequence TTGAAAAAAATAAGAAATGGTTTTTGGGTGTTTTATGTTGTTATTGTTAGTTTGATTCTATTAGCTCTGCCTATACCTGTACACGGAGAAGAGTTTGAGGATATTTTAGATATCACTCGACAGGCAGGCTACGATGTTTTGGATATTAATAAGCCGAAAGCAGCGATTGTGATTGATGGCAGTAATGGTCAGATTTTATGGGCGAATCAACCGGATGAAATTCGTGACCCAGCCAGCATTACGAAGATGATGACGGTTTATTTAGTTTTGGAGGCAATTAAGCAAGGACAGTTGTCCATGGAAACAGAAATTGTTGCTAGTGAGACGGATCAGGCAATTGGTCAAATTTTTGAAATAAGCAATAATGATATTGTTGCCGGAGTTGCTTATCCAGTCCGTGATCTTCTTTATATGGTGACAGTGCCATCATCGAATGTCGCTACAGTGATGTTGGCAAATCAGATTTCTGAGCAAAATGCCGGTGCATTTATCGATAGGATGAATGCGAAGGCACAAGAGTTGGGCATGACGAATACGAAATTCTTCAATTGTAGTGGGGCTTCTGCTCAAAGCTTTATGGGCTACTACACCCCGGAAGGCTATGATCAATCTACAGGAAACCAGACAACTGCTCGTGATTTAGCGATAATGACTTATCATTTGATCAACAATTATCCTGAGGTTCTTGAATTTACCAGTCAACCAGTTGTCAAGACGATGGAAGGAACACCTTATGAAGAGACTTTTGAAACGTATAATTATTCCATTCCGGGAGCTCAATACGGGGTAGAAGGTGTTGATGGACTGAAAACGGGGTCTAGTCCGGCTGCTGGATTTAACTATATTGCTACGGCCAAGCGTGGCGAGACTCGATTGATCGAGGTCATCATGGGTGTAGGTGACTGGTCTGATCAAGATGGAGAATATTATCGTCATCCTTTCGGAAATGCGTTGCTGGAAAAAATGTTTGCAGAATATGAGTACCAAAAGCTAGTACCAGCTGGTTTGCATGAAGTGGATGGACAAAAAGTTACCTTGGATCAAGATTTATATGGTGTTGCCAAGAAGGGTAGTACACCAAATTTAAGAGTAGCGGATAATCAAATGATTGTTGATAACGGTCTGCAAATCGTTTCGGATAAGCTACAAACATTAGCAATTACGTACCAACCACTTGCAGAGGACAAGGGTGAGCCAACAGCTTCTGATTCAAAAGAAAGTGTCGCAAAGCCCGCTTCAAAATCTAAGTTAACAGATTTACTAACTATTGAAAATGCTATAAGTGTGGCATTGGTTGTTTTAGGGGGCATTCTATTATTAATTGCTCAGTCGATGCGTTCAACCTCGAAGGATGGAAGCTATTCTCGCAGACGGCGTAAAAACTCACGATTTAAATTAATTGGTCGACTTTTAGGAGCAGCAAGTATTCTTGGTGGTATTATCTGGTTCATTTTCAATAATTTGTTGCATTAA
- a CDS encoding glycoside hydrolase family 2 TIM barrel-domain containing protein, protein MRTKQLLNEGWQFHLGAIEEPMKTVRKAAAIGGLTAPLTNEEGEVVLTGAGGEHFLRLIAQGERDKGLEILAGTKLTGSIAEKWTMVDLPHDWKNELLYVNEPALLMSGSKPDGIGYYRKTFTLDEEQVADKQVFIHFMGVMRMASVWLNGVFLGDHYSGYSDFSFDITELVRYGEEGTNVLLVKVDTTTGAEGWWYEGAGIYKEVFLEFLPEIRIDRLETFIETTAITEHQAQLKITLGVTNQSFIDQRNLRVRASVVGQTEGFDFTLEALTTTDFTYSQTVSEPKLWSVQSPHLYTAEIQLLLENQVVDIYRQTFGIRTIDYTTTGFYLNGQRTELRGVCEHQDFGGVGVALNKDILRYKLLKMKEMGVNAYRSAHHFASKELLELCDELGMIVMNENRILESSEWRVAELEKMVKQTRNHPSVCFWSLCNEEVIGNTPLADRIARRLTAVLRKATTQSLIVSAELLNPEGVVNESYMSNFDIKGVNYPEAGVNGTGLIAVKEKHPKYAYLSTESASYFSTRGKYKDAGENCQTSNFGSLYSMVLPGERKRGEPGVGGTAYPEEVMQFLEKYPFMGGVFLWTFMDYYGEPAPFSWPGISSQFGITDTVGFEKDYFYYYQSKWSATPMIHVMPHWNIEGLILTEDGRTEVRVFSNCPEVELFINEKSYGKKQAGKEYTTWQVPFEAGCLKAVGYAANQRVEDFRITSGRIADVTINERYSGEKYRLFEINGVDRAGNFVPTAESEVVVSVSGGTIIGLANGNPADLSGYNIQEKCLFSGKLMVIVQEDEGIEPELSTWLKVSDNK, encoded by the coding sequence ATGAGAACAAAGCAGTTGTTAAATGAGGGCTGGCAATTTCATTTAGGTGCAATTGAGGAGCCTATGAAAACTGTTAGAAAAGCTGCGGCGATTGGCGGACTAACGGCACCTCTTACGAATGAAGAGGGCGAAGTGGTTCTAACCGGAGCAGGTGGAGAGCATTTCTTACGCTTGATTGCACAAGGTGAACGTGACAAGGGACTGGAAATACTGGCGGGGACAAAGCTGACTGGCAGTATTGCTGAGAAATGGACGATGGTCGATTTGCCTCATGACTGGAAGAATGAGCTTCTTTACGTCAATGAGCCGGCACTGTTGATGAGTGGTTCTAAGCCTGATGGTATCGGCTATTATCGTAAAACCTTCACATTAGACGAAGAGCAGGTAGCCGATAAACAGGTCTTTATCCATTTTATGGGTGTGATGCGAATGGCTTCTGTATGGCTGAATGGCGTATTTCTGGGCGATCATTATAGCGGCTATTCAGACTTCTCGTTTGATATCACAGAACTGGTCCGATATGGAGAAGAAGGGACCAATGTTTTGTTGGTAAAAGTGGATACAACAACGGGAGCCGAGGGGTGGTGGTATGAAGGTGCCGGTATCTATAAAGAGGTCTTTTTAGAATTTTTACCGGAAATTCGAATCGACCGACTTGAGACGTTCATAGAAACCACTGCCATAACAGAGCACCAAGCGCAGCTGAAAATTACGCTTGGAGTCACCAATCAAAGCTTTATCGATCAACGGAATCTACGTGTCAGAGCTAGTGTTGTTGGTCAAACAGAGGGATTCGATTTTACACTTGAGGCATTGACCACAACAGATTTTACCTACTCTCAAACAGTGAGTGAGCCCAAGCTGTGGTCTGTACAGTCGCCTCATTTATACACTGCTGAAATCCAATTGTTGTTGGAAAATCAAGTGGTCGATATATATCGACAAACATTTGGCATCCGAACGATCGACTATACGACAACTGGTTTCTATCTAAACGGACAACGAACAGAGCTGAGAGGTGTCTGTGAGCATCAAGATTTTGGTGGTGTGGGGGTCGCGCTGAACAAAGACATCTTGCGTTACAAGCTTTTAAAAATGAAAGAGATGGGTGTAAACGCCTATCGCAGCGCGCATCATTTTGCATCGAAAGAATTGTTAGAGCTGTGTGATGAACTGGGAATGATTGTAATGAATGAAAACCGAATTCTTGAATCCAGTGAATGGCGGGTCGCTGAACTGGAAAAAATGGTCAAGCAGACACGCAATCATCCTTCTGTTTGTTTTTGGTCGCTTTGCAATGAAGAGGTGATCGGCAATACACCACTTGCTGATCGAATCGCTCGAAGGTTAACAGCGGTTCTCCGTAAAGCAACCACACAAAGTCTGATCGTCTCTGCTGAGCTGCTGAATCCGGAGGGTGTCGTGAACGAAAGCTATATGAGCAACTTTGACATCAAGGGTGTAAACTATCCGGAAGCCGGAGTTAATGGAACGGGCTTAATCGCAGTAAAGGAAAAGCATCCGAAATACGCTTACCTCAGCACGGAAAGTGCTTCCTATTTTTCAACTAGAGGAAAGTATAAAGATGCTGGTGAAAATTGTCAGACCTCCAATTTTGGTTCGTTGTATTCGATGGTGCTTCCTGGGGAGCGAAAACGAGGAGAGCCGGGAGTTGGTGGTACGGCATATCCGGAAGAGGTTATGCAGTTTTTGGAAAAGTATCCTTTTATGGGCGGTGTTTTTTTATGGACGTTTATGGATTATTATGGTGAACCTGCACCGTTTTCATGGCCGGGTATCAGCTCGCAGTTTGGTATTACCGATACAGTTGGATTCGAGAAGGATTATTTTTACTATTACCAATCGAAATGGTCAGCTACACCGATGATTCATGTCATGCCTCATTGGAATATAGAAGGATTAATTTTGACTGAGGATGGTCGGACAGAAGTTCGGGTATTCTCAAATTGCCCGGAGGTTGAGCTGTTTATCAATGAGAAAAGCTATGGGAAAAAACAAGCAGGAAAAGAGTATACGACATGGCAGGTTCCCTTTGAAGCGGGTTGCTTGAAAGCTGTAGGCTATGCTGCGAATCAGCGTGTTGAAGATTTCAGGATAACGAGTGGACGAATAGCAGATGTGACGATCAATGAACGCTATAGCGGTGAAAAATATAGGTTATTTGAAATCAATGGTGTGGATCGAGCAGGAAATTTTGTACCGACAGCAGAGTCTGAGGTAGTGGTTTCAGTAAGCGGCGGAACGATTATTGGCCTAGCCAATGGAAATCCAGCTGATTTATCGGGGTATAATATACAAGAAAAATGCCTGTTTTCCGGAAAGCTGATGGTGATTGTTCAGGAAGATGAGGGAATAGAGCCAGAATTGAGCACTTGGTTGAAAGTAAGTGATAATAAATGA
- a CDS encoding glycoside hydrolase family 1 protein — protein sequence MGKKDFYWGASTSAFQVEGGFGEGGKGVATTDVRNVPDGIADSKIASDHYYHMLEDIALMEELGINLYRFSFNWTRVMGEGMEPNQEGIQFYNQLIDACIGKGITPFPTLYHFEMPQAFVTAFGGWKSRECVDRFVDYAEVCFQNFGDRVKLWGTINEQLIVSAASDLNGNHETDVDEKMKQMYQMSYHMSLAEKKAIQRFREIVKDGKIGPVCSMQVVYPESPSPENILASKNAEDFLQNCFLDMSMNGEYPKSYSNYLHTKGWFPKTKPEDRLILKSNKPDIIGINYYCSTCIRAVEKGEDTSKLPPFYRNELFTLGNNPHLVKTKWMEFGIDPEGLYIGMRAIYEKYKLPMIVTENGLAFSDVLEDGTVHDDYRIDYLNQHIKQCERFIEEGYPLLGYSPWSLLDLVSSHQGFKKRYGLIYVDRTDTDVKECRRIPKDSYYWYQKKIKENY from the coding sequence ATGGGAAAAAAAGATTTTTACTGGGGCGCTTCAACCTCAGCATTTCAAGTAGAAGGAGGTTTCGGTGAAGGAGGAAAGGGCGTGGCGACAACCGATGTCCGAAATGTACCTGATGGGATCGCTGATTCAAAAATTGCCTCAGATCATTACTATCATATGTTAGAGGATATTGCGCTCATGGAAGAGTTGGGAATCAATCTTTATCGTTTTTCGTTCAACTGGACACGGGTAATGGGAGAAGGAATGGAACCGAATCAAGAAGGGATTCAGTTTTATAATCAATTGATTGATGCGTGTATAGGGAAAGGGATTACCCCGTTTCCTACACTTTATCATTTTGAAATGCCGCAAGCCTTTGTTACAGCCTTTGGTGGTTGGAAATCAAGAGAATGCGTCGATCGGTTTGTGGATTATGCAGAAGTTTGCTTTCAAAATTTCGGAGATCGAGTGAAGCTATGGGGAACGATCAATGAACAGCTGATTGTCAGTGCGGCCTCAGATTTGAATGGTAACCATGAAACAGACGTGGACGAAAAAATGAAACAGATGTATCAAATGAGCTATCACATGTCTTTAGCAGAGAAAAAAGCGATACAGCGGTTTAGAGAAATCGTAAAGGATGGAAAAATCGGACCGGTTTGTTCGATGCAAGTCGTTTACCCAGAAAGCCCCTCACCGGAAAATATTTTGGCTTCAAAAAACGCAGAGGATTTTTTGCAAAATTGTTTCCTTGATATGTCAATGAACGGCGAGTATCCTAAAAGCTATAGCAATTATCTGCATACTAAGGGCTGGTTTCCGAAAACAAAGCCAGAAGATCGACTCATTCTAAAGAGTAACAAGCCTGATATCATCGGGATCAATTATTATTGCAGTACCTGTATCCGCGCAGTTGAAAAAGGTGAAGATACAAGCAAACTGCCACCTTTTTATCGTAATGAGTTATTTACTTTGGGGAATAACCCGCATTTAGTTAAAACAAAATGGATGGAATTTGGTATTGATCCGGAAGGTCTGTATATTGGGATGCGAGCTATTTATGAAAAATACAAATTGCCGATGATCGTCACTGAAAATGGTCTTGCTTTTTCTGATGTGTTGGAAGATGGAACGGTTCATGATGACTACCGCATCGATTATTTAAACCAGCATATCAAGCAATGTGAACGCTTTATCGAAGAAGGCTATCCTTTGTTAGGGTATAGTCCTTGGTCCTTATTAGATTTGGTCAGCTCCCATCAAGGCTTCAAAAAACGGTATGGTCTGATTTATGTGGATCGAACCGATACAGATGTGAAAGAATGTCGCAGAATTCCTAAAGACAGTTACTACTGGTACCAGAAAAAAATAAAAGAAAATTACTAA
- a CDS encoding penicillin-binding transpeptidase domain-containing protein: protein MKLKNKYSPQKNRKMVGIILLGATLLVFALVAGRLIKIVGSGKVAGVSLKEKTKDLYNGMDKISAKRGSILDASGNILAEDSVSFSVYAVLDEEYVQVDGTKLYVQEEHKEAIATILHEQALIEKNLVLKQLTPQKNEEGKLITTVEFGEKGNGLNFEVKNKIEDELEKKEISGIYFREGKKRLYLNGRFASYFLGYTSIVEQEEIGMMGIEATYDEVLKGKEGSVIYKKDKNQNSIPGTEQVIEPAQDGAKIVTTIDSILQLKLEELLQETTEKYEPQLITASLMEAETGKLLALSQRPTFEPETLKGLDEESAIWLNLLTEDEYEPGSTMKPFTIAAAMSEGIYDENERFLSGDLEFYDVLINDWNNGEGKGEMTFRQALAWSSNVGMVTLEERMPEKWQEYIQAFGFLKPTDIKVTNELSGTIQTGTPVDRAMTSYGQAIGVTHLQMQQAYTAIANDGNMMKPYLIDKIIYPDGTEEVTNPEIVGTPISKEVSNKVLEYMGDVVNDSEYGTGKQYAIDGISTAAKTGTAEFSENGIYNKQSYLHSVVQIAPRENPKYIFYMTIKAPTLDGTTANDIISTVSNQLLTRAMTLRENH, encoded by the coding sequence ATGAAACTGAAAAATAAGTATAGCCCACAGAAAAATAGGAAGATGGTAGGAATTATTTTATTAGGGGCTACGTTGTTGGTGTTTGCCTTAGTCGCTGGTCGGTTGATCAAGATCGTTGGTAGCGGGAAGGTTGCAGGGGTATCTTTAAAAGAAAAAACGAAAGATTTATATAATGGGATGGATAAGATTTCAGCGAAAAGAGGGAGTATTTTAGATGCTTCTGGCAATATATTGGCGGAAGACTCTGTTTCATTTTCTGTGTATGCGGTATTAGATGAAGAGTATGTACAAGTAGATGGCACAAAATTATACGTGCAAGAAGAACATAAAGAAGCAATTGCGACTATTCTTCATGAGCAAGCTCTGATTGAAAAAAATTTGGTTTTAAAGCAGCTGACTCCTCAAAAGAATGAAGAGGGAAAGCTGATTACAACGGTGGAGTTTGGCGAGAAAGGAAACGGCCTTAACTTTGAGGTAAAAAATAAAATCGAGGATGAGTTGGAGAAAAAAGAGATTTCTGGTATTTACTTTAGAGAAGGCAAAAAGCGTTTATATCTAAATGGCCGATTCGCTTCTTACTTTTTGGGCTATACAAGCATAGTGGAACAAGAAGAAATAGGGATGATGGGGATTGAAGCGACTTATGATGAGGTACTAAAGGGAAAGGAAGGCTCCGTAATTTATAAAAAAGATAAAAATCAAAACAGCATACCGGGAACAGAGCAAGTGATAGAGCCTGCTCAAGACGGTGCTAAGATCGTCACGACTATAGATAGTATTTTGCAGCTTAAGCTGGAGGAGCTATTACAAGAAACAACAGAAAAATATGAACCTCAACTAATTACAGCAAGCTTAATGGAAGCTGAGACGGGCAAACTATTAGCCTTGTCACAACGACCAACCTTTGAACCGGAAACATTAAAAGGATTAGATGAAGAAAGTGCGATATGGCTGAACCTATTGACAGAGGATGAGTATGAACCTGGATCAACGATGAAGCCTTTTACAATTGCTGCAGCAATGTCGGAAGGGATCTATGATGAGAATGAACGCTTTCTTTCAGGGGATTTAGAGTTCTATGATGTTTTAATTAATGATTGGAATAATGGTGAGGGAAAAGGGGAAATGACCTTTCGACAAGCACTGGCTTGGTCAAGTAATGTTGGTATGGTTACGCTTGAAGAGCGTATGCCGGAAAAATGGCAAGAGTATATTCAGGCATTTGGCTTTTTGAAACCGACAGATATTAAAGTGACTAATGAACTTTCTGGTACAATTCAGACTGGAACACCGGTTGACAGAGCAATGACCTCTTACGGTCAGGCAATTGGGGTAACACATTTACAGATGCAGCAAGCCTACACAGCAATAGCAAATGATGGGAATATGATGAAGCCCTATTTGATAGACAAGATCATTTATCCGGATGGCACGGAAGAGGTTACTAATCCGGAAATTGTGGGAACACCAATCTCAAAAGAGGTTTCAAACAAGGTGTTAGAATACATGGGCGATGTGGTCAATGATTCTGAATATGGAACGGGGAAACAGTACGCTATTGATGGAATAAGCACTGCTGCTAAAACCGGAACAGCCGAATTCTCCGAAAACGGTATTTACAACAAACAAAGCTACCTTCACTCTGTAGTGCAAATTGCGCCAAGAGAAAATCCTAAATACATTTTTTATATGACAATCAAAGCACCGACTTTAGATGGCACAACAGCAAATGATATTATTTCAACTGTTTCTAATCAATTGTTGACACGTGCTATGACTCTCAGAGAGAATCATTAA
- a CDS encoding MurR/RpiR family transcriptional regulator, with product MDNRGTSVRSIVLRYINNQKKQDNNYFIAQAILKNFTEIPQMTIYDLSEKCFVSTSAISRFIRLIDFSSYTEFKSAVEKEIDIVSDYSKKLVQPSEGETAEFINDYTENILTNLLYVKKHVAVSQIETIVSAIHSAENVAVLGLEFAAFMGQHFQSKMASMDKLIQMGFTMEEQLELVENIQPNGLALIFSMEGGFFYFSEKVISALKKKNVTIIAFTFKNSPIIERSADEIVVCGEINDNTEGRISILYMMELLIYYYMRNIYLTT from the coding sequence TTGGATAATCGAGGGACCTCTGTCAGAAGTATTGTACTGCGTTATATAAATAATCAAAAGAAGCAGGACAACAATTACTTTATTGCACAAGCAATTCTAAAAAACTTTACGGAAATTCCTCAGATGACGATTTATGATTTGTCGGAGAAATGCTTTGTCTCTACGTCAGCTATTTCACGTTTTATCCGTTTAATCGATTTCTCTTCTTATACAGAGTTCAAGAGCGCGGTCGAAAAGGAGATCGATATTGTCAGTGACTATTCGAAAAAGCTGGTGCAGCCCTCTGAAGGAGAAACAGCTGAGTTTATCAATGACTATACGGAAAACATTCTCACTAATTTGCTATATGTGAAGAAGCATGTCGCAGTTTCACAAATTGAAACAATCGTGTCGGCGATTCATTCGGCAGAGAATGTGGCTGTATTAGGCTTGGAGTTTGCGGCTTTTATGGGGCAACATTTTCAAAGTAAAATGGCAAGTATGGATAAGCTTATCCAAATGGGCTTTACGATGGAGGAGCAATTAGAACTCGTGGAAAATATCCAACCAAACGGTTTGGCGCTGATTTTTTCAATGGAGGGCGGTTTCTTCTATTTTAGTGAAAAAGTTATTTCTGCGTTAAAGAAAAAGAATGTCACCATTATTGCATTTACTTTCAAAAATTCGCCAATCATTGAGCGAAGTGCAGATGAAATCGTTGTTTGCGGAGAAATCAATGATAATACGGAAGGGCGAATTTCTATCTTATATATGATGGAGCTGTTGATTTATTATTATATGCGAAATATTTATTTAACGACATAG
- a CDS encoding PTS sugar transporter subunit IIC, whose protein sequence is MNAFIRFMEKRFIPVANKISSNRYLKSVSTGSMSLLGVIMLGSIFTVISSFSWEPYQNFLVSTNIGTVLNYIPAFTIDLLGLYMAFSIAYCGAGIFGIKEQALGTGLISLVSFLLLSPLTENPEERTAFLNTSYLGAKGVFVAIFVSLITIQLMKVFVNRNFTIKMPEGVPEMVTKSFTSLIPAVVIATFFGIVKLLFSLSSFDTATDFIYTLLQEPLQSLTGSLPAFLILILVSNLLWFFGIHGSMTVLPILMPIFLGYLADNSAAVAAGEAVPNAINFGLYDLACLGGSGATIGLVTNMFFFSKSKRYKAFSKIVFPSGLFGVNEPVVFGMPIMLNVMLLVPFLLTPLVITALGYALISLGIITAPIGILGAGALPPLVHGLVQGSLSFGIYELFATAISMLIYFPFFKTLDNQAVKEENLAQEEAVQQ, encoded by the coding sequence ATGAATGCATTTATTCGTTTTATGGAAAAACGCTTTATTCCAGTTGCTAATAAAATCTCTTCCAATAGATATTTGAAAAGTGTGAGTACGGGGTCGATGTCCTTATTGGGTGTCATTATGTTGGGGTCTATCTTTACAGTTATCTCTAGCTTTAGTTGGGAACCCTATCAGAATTTCTTAGTCAGTACCAATATTGGCACCGTGTTGAACTATATTCCAGCGTTTACGATCGATCTTTTAGGACTATATATGGCATTTAGTATAGCTTATTGCGGTGCAGGAATTTTTGGTATTAAGGAACAGGCCTTGGGAACAGGCTTGATTTCATTGGTCAGTTTTCTGTTATTGAGTCCACTTACTGAAAATCCGGAAGAAAGAACTGCGTTTCTCAATACCAGTTACCTAGGAGCTAAAGGCGTCTTTGTGGCAATCTTTGTCTCGTTGATCACGATTCAACTGATGAAGGTGTTTGTTAATAGGAACTTTACGATCAAGATGCCGGAAGGGGTTCCGGAAATGGTAACGAAGTCGTTTACTTCATTGATTCCTGCTGTAGTGATCGCTACATTCTTTGGCATCGTCAAGCTTCTGTTTAGCTTATCTAGCTTTGATACAGCGACGGATTTCATTTATACGCTACTTCAAGAACCCTTACAGTCGTTAACAGGCTCATTGCCAGCCTTTTTGATTCTAATTCTAGTTTCTAACTTATTATGGTTTTTCGGTATTCATGGATCAATGACCGTGTTACCGATCCTGATGCCTATTTTCTTAGGTTATTTAGCTGACAATAGCGCCGCTGTAGCTGCGGGCGAAGCGGTACCAAATGCAATCAACTTTGGATTATATGATTTGGCTTGTTTGGGAGGAAGCGGTGCGACGATTGGACTAGTGACGAACATGTTCTTTTTCTCAAAAAGTAAACGATACAAAGCGTTCTCTAAAATTGTATTTCCTAGCGGCTTATTTGGTGTCAACGAGCCTGTCGTCTTTGGAATGCCGATCATGCTGAATGTGATGCTGCTTGTGCCGTTCTTATTAACACCATTAGTAATCACTGCGCTTGGGTATGCATTGATTTCTTTGGGAATTATCACAGCACCAATAGGCATCTTGGGTGCAGGGGCTCTACCGCCACTTGTTCATGGGCTGGTTCAAGGCAGTCTTTCATTTGGTATATATGAACTGTTTGCAACAGCGATATCCATGCTGATTTACTTCCCATTCTTTAAAACACTAGACAATCAAGCTGTGAAGGAAGAAAATCTAGCACAGGAAGAAGCGGTGCAGCAATAG
- a CDS encoding glycoside hydrolase family 3 protein yields the protein MVELMKAPYHLKKGQTMKIKQMVRTMTVREKIGQLFFVIGQDESMVDIAAFVQKYQPGGMMYRPATYKKIKRQIDTAQTASSIPMFIAANIESGGNGIVTEGTWVGMPLQIAATNNPENAYHLGHVAGAEAHQVGVNMAFAPIVDIDYNFRNPITNTRTFGDNSERVRVMAQEQIRGFSDNGILSVIKHFPGDGVDERDQHLLSSVNSLSAEEWMDSYGKLYHDFIQTGVSCIMVGHIYQPAWERKLSPKIKDSELLPASCSKLLVEGLLREKLGFNGLAITDATPMLGYTTIMSRSELLVTTINAGIDMLLFNKNIDEDYQAIYAALEDGRLSMERLEEAVTRILATKLAQGVLSDESERLADSEAPSKLDVKGHQQVAQAIAKQSVTLVKDREQYLPISPQRYPRIRLVVLGDLDDGGFKEGGKVGPLFKRQLEEAGFEVQLYDNKKLDFHEVFEEGIEDLQNKFDLALYVANIETASNQTVTRLSWNHLMAANAPWYEKDIPTVFISTANPYHLFDIPYVSTFINAYTGNPATIEATVRKITGQEAFEGISPIDPFCGEFLSQF from the coding sequence ATGGTTGAATTAATGAAGGCACCATATCATTTAAAGAAGGGTCAAACAATGAAAATCAAACAAATGGTTAGAACGATGACTGTCAGAGAGAAAATTGGCCAGCTCTTTTTTGTCATTGGGCAGGATGAATCAATGGTGGATATTGCGGCTTTTGTTCAAAAATATCAGCCGGGAGGAATGATGTATCGTCCTGCTACGTATAAAAAAATCAAACGTCAAATTGATACAGCGCAAACTGCCAGTTCAATTCCGATGTTTATCGCTGCTAATATAGAGTCTGGTGGAAATGGAATTGTTACAGAGGGAACCTGGGTTGGGATGCCGCTGCAAATTGCTGCAACAAATAATCCGGAAAATGCGTATCATCTAGGCCATGTTGCTGGCGCTGAAGCTCATCAAGTAGGCGTTAATATGGCATTTGCACCAATCGTTGATATTGATTACAATTTCAGAAATCCTATTACAAATACACGAACCTTTGGAGATAATTCTGAGAGGGTACGAGTGATGGCACAGGAACAAATCAGAGGGTTTTCAGACAACGGCATTCTTTCGGTCATCAAGCATTTTCCAGGAGATGGGGTAGATGAAAGAGATCAGCATCTATTGAGTTCGGTCAATTCGCTTTCTGCGGAGGAGTGGATGGACAGCTACGGGAAGCTTTATCATGACTTTATTCAAACAGGCGTCAGCTGTATCATGGTGGGACATATTTATCAGCCAGCATGGGAACGGAAGCTTTCGCCCAAAATCAAAGATAGCGAACTGCTACCGGCCTCTTGTTCCAAATTATTGGTGGAGGGATTACTCAGAGAAAAACTGGGGTTCAATGGTCTTGCTATCACAGATGCGACTCCGATGTTGGGCTACACGACGATCATGTCTCGTAGCGAGCTATTGGTAACCACTATTAACGCCGGAATCGATATGTTGCTTTTTAATAAGAATATTGACGAGGATTATCAAGCGATTTATGCGGCGCTGGAAGATGGTCGGCTTAGTATGGAACGATTGGAGGAGGCCGTTACCCGAATCTTGGCAACAAAGCTGGCGCAAGGTGTATTGTCTGACGAAAGTGAGCGACTTGCTGATTCTGAGGCACCCTCTAAGTTGGATGTAAAAGGACATCAACAGGTAGCGCAAGCCATAGCGAAACAATCGGTTACACTGGTCAAGGATCGTGAACAGTATTTACCGATATCACCACAACGCTATCCTAGGATTCGGTTAGTTGTTCTTGGCGATTTAGACGATGGGGGCTTTAAAGAAGGGGGAAAAGTTGGGCCGCTTTTTAAACGTCAGCTAGAGGAAGCAGGCTTTGAGGTACAGCTTTATGACAATAAAAAGCTGGATTTTCATGAGGTGTTTGAGGAAGGAATCGAAGACCTCCAAAATAAATTTGATTTGGCCTTGTATGTTGCCAATATCGAAACAGCAAGCAATCAAACTGTTACACGATTAAGCTGGAATCATTTGATGGCTGCTAACGCACCTTGGTATGAAAAGGATATTCCGACGGTTTTTATTTCCACTGCAAATCCGTATCATCTATTTGACATCCCTTATGTTTCAACATTTATCAATGCCTATACGGGAAATCCGGCAACGATTGAAGCAACAGTCAGAAAAATCACTGGTCAAGAGGCCTTTGAAGGGATCAGTCCAATCGATCCTTTTTGTGGGGAGTTTTTATCGCAGTTTTGA